From Desulfuromonas soudanensis, the proteins below share one genomic window:
- a CDS encoding OmpA family protein produces MRKQCLCLLSAFILVPLALSPAFAGTRQGALTLSPMVGGYIFEGQQNMDNGPIFGLGVDYAFTKALSAELFYGFIASENDAGQDIDSHQGRLDALYHFRTDRSLVPYLAAGLGGMALDSNAPQDDTFLLDWGVGAKYFFSEDWALRADARHIFTTEDSNHNLALMAGLSYLIGGTRAQAAAPAPRDSDGDGVSDNLDRCPDTPRGVKVDGKGCPLDSDGDGVADFEDKCPGTPRGIKVDVRGCPVDSDGDGVTDDRDKCPATPKGEFVDADGCTLKLTLHINFDFDKAEIKPEFEKDLENAGRFILEHKDVPYILIAGYTDSVGEDAYNRQLSERRAQAVVEYLAAKFDIDPRRLAARGYGEERPVASNDTEEGRYENRRVEVICCVLIPED; encoded by the coding sequence ATGAGAAAACAGTGTCTGTGTTTGTTGTCGGCTTTTATTCTCGTACCCCTTGCCCTGTCACCGGCCTTTGCCGGGACACGGCAAGGGGCGCTGACCCTGTCGCCGATGGTCGGCGGCTACATCTTCGAGGGGCAGCAGAACATGGATAACGGACCGATCTTCGGTCTGGGGGTCGATTACGCCTTCACCAAGGCGTTGAGCGCCGAACTCTTCTACGGCTTCATCGCCAGCGAGAACGACGCCGGTCAGGATATCGACAGCCACCAGGGTCGGCTGGATGCCCTGTATCATTTCCGAACCGACAGGTCGCTGGTTCCCTATCTGGCGGCCGGTCTCGGCGGGATGGCCCTGGACAGCAATGCCCCCCAGGACGACACCTTTCTCCTCGACTGGGGGGTGGGGGCGAAGTATTTTTTCAGCGAAGACTGGGCCTTGCGCGCCGACGCCCGGCATATCTTTACCACCGAGGATTCGAACCACAACCTGGCCCTGATGGCCGGATTGAGCTACCTGATCGGCGGGACCCGGGCGCAGGCGGCGGCCCCGGCACCGAGGGATAGCGACGGCGACGGCGTCAGCGACAATCTCGACCGCTGTCCCGACACCCCGCGCGGCGTCAAGGTCGACGGGAAGGGATGCCCCCTCGACTCCGATGGCGACGGCGTGGCCGACTTCGAGGACAAATGCCCCGGCACGCCCCGTGGTATCAAGGTCGATGTCCGGGGGTGTCCGGTCGATTCCGACGGCGACGGCGTGACGGACGACCGGGACAAGTGTCCGGCCACGCCCAAGGGGGAATTTGTCGATGCCGACGGCTGTACCCTGAAGCTGACCTTGCACATCAACTTCGATTTCGACAAGGCGGAGATCAAGCCCGAGTTCGAGAAGGATCTCGAGAATGCGGGGCGCTTTATCCTCGAGCACAAGGACGTCCCCTATATCCTCATCGCCGGCTATACCGATTCGGTGGGCGAGGACGCCTACAACCGGCAACTCTCCGAGCGCCGGGCCCAGGCGGTCGTCGAGTATCTGGCCGCCAAATTCGACATCGACCCCCGGCGCCTGGCGGCCCGCGGCTACGGGGAGGAGCGGCCTGTCGCCAGCAACGACACCGAGGAGGGACGCTACGAGAACCGCCGGGTCGAGGTGATCTGCTGCGTTCTTATCCCCGAGGACTGA
- a CDS encoding C40 family peptidase: MPSLLKTVFFVLLLAALLLSSCAPAPLPPRGGAAQTADPIADLLDDAITTSEDGAPLEAMGYSVQVGAFTSVDNAVRLERLLNGKGIDAYYFRHESGLYKVRFGNHKTYRLARTEAEGLRSQGMIDDYFIVIPEDYAAARLGRGRRGDLRAELVETARRFIGVPYRWGGTDRDAGFDCSGLTMVCYRLNGLNLPRVSGSQFQAGTPVAKDRLRQGDLIFFATAGGRKVSHVGLYIGEGKFIHAPRTGKTVRIADLSTPFFARAYLGGRSYL, from the coding sequence ATGCCCTCCCTCCTGAAAACCGTTTTTTTCGTGCTGCTGCTGGCGGCGCTGCTCCTCTCTTCCTGTGCTCCTGCGCCGCTCCCTCCCCGGGGGGGAGCGGCGCAGACGGCCGATCCGATCGCCGATCTTCTCGACGATGCGATCACGACCAGTGAGGATGGGGCCCCTCTCGAGGCCATGGGGTACTCCGTGCAGGTCGGCGCCTTCACCTCCGTGGATAATGCCGTGCGCCTCGAGCGTCTCCTCAACGGCAAGGGGATCGACGCCTATTATTTCCGTCACGAGTCGGGGCTCTACAAGGTGCGCTTCGGCAATCACAAAACCTACCGTCTCGCCCGCACCGAAGCCGAGGGGCTCCGCTCCCAGGGGATGATCGACGACTACTTCATCGTCATCCCCGAAGATTACGCCGCGGCGCGCCTCGGCAGGGGGCGCCGGGGGGATCTGCGCGCCGAGCTGGTGGAGACGGCCCGGCGCTTCATCGGCGTCCCCTACCGCTGGGGGGGGACCGATCGCGACGCCGGCTTCGACTGCAGCGGCCTGACCATGGTCTGCTATCGCCTCAATGGCCTCAATCTCCCCCGGGTTTCGGGGAGTCAGTTTCAGGCCGGGACGCCGGTGGCCAAAGACCGCCTGCGTCAGGGGGACCTGATCTTTTTTGCCACCGCCGGCGGCCGGAAGGTCTCCCACGTCGGCCTCTACATCGGCGAGGGCAAATTCATCCACGCCCCGCGCACGGGCAAGACGGTGCGCATCGCCGAT